Genomic segment of Mytilus edulis chromosome 12, xbMytEdul2.2, whole genome shotgun sequence:
TGAAAGACCACTTACACACAGTCATATCTAACGATTCAAAAATACAATCATTTTTAGGAGTACATCAGATTGAACAACAAGTACAACGATATGTTGAAGATCTTGAAAGTGATGACAGGGCAAAAGAATTTGACGTAAAAATGAAGCAAAATGTAGAAATAGAAATAATACTTAGGAAGTTAGAATCATTGGAAAATCTTGCAGAAATAATGGTTGTTAAAACTGATATGGACTGGAATAAAGATACAAGTGTGAGGAGGAAAGCACAAGTAGAATCACAAGAACAATCGAACATAAATAACATGACAATGAATATTGAGACAAATATAGTGATCAACAATAAGATGTTGATTAGTGACATGATCTGTCTGATGGATGGAAGATTTATAGTAGTCGAAAGAGAAAGTGAAGTTAACCTACTTACTTCATATGGCAACCTTGAAAAACAGGTTCCTATATCTGGTAAGGCCATCAGTGGCACACAAATCAATCAGAACACTATTGCCATAACTTATCCTTATGAGAAAGCCATTAAGATCTTCAATATGGACAGTAAAACAGTTACAAAAGTTATCACATTAGACAAAGCATGCTATGGTTTATCATTCTCTAATAATTCTCTGGTTGCAGGTTTGAGCAGTGCTGAAATCCGTATTATAGACTTAGAAGGAAACACACTGAAATCAATACAAGTTCAGAGTGAATCAGAACTGTGCAACCTTGTTTACTGTAATGACAGAGTAATCTATAGTGACTATAATGGTAATGCCATTTACTGTGTGGATGGATCAGGTAAACAGCTCTGGCAATATAAACAGGATTTAAAAGGACCAGAGGGACTTTGTACAGATACTTATGGTAACATTATTGTGGCAGACTCTTTCTCCGTTAGCATAAAAGTAATATCTAAAGATGGACAGAATAGTAAAGTATTAATAAGTGGAAAGAACGGACTAAAGAATCCTCAgtgtatttgttttaaacataatgAGTCTTCAGGTTATATTTGTGATCGCTATGGCAAATACTTAGTAAAGTTCAATTTATCTTCAGGATAAAATATGGACTAAGAAGTCAAATGATCATGTACTACAACAAACTGCATATATTATTTTATCATGTAAAGTTACACTTAAATTTGAATTGCAGATAATGCCCAGGTATAAGAATTATGCAATAGTATTTATCATTTCAAGCAAATGTATGAAATTGTAACTTAATTTAACCTAATAAAGAGATTTAGatgaatatatctatatataccactgatttaccaaattaaatagaccattctttttatacatattttgtgttttgatctttcttttggaaaaaaatgaatctcTTTAATTATAATCATATATCGTTAAGAAATAATTTACAGAACCATTCTATGAATTTAGAGATCTGCACCATCACTAAACCCAAAGTGATCACATTGATCTAGCAAGGTTAAATAAAAAATCTCCATCAGTTCAGTTCAGACAAATGCCTGAATTTATGAATGGTTATTTGGATACACAGTTAAATTCTGtaattaaatttgtcattttacatCAGGGGGAGGGGAATGCCAATACTCCATGGCTGAAAATTGACATAGGGGTTACAAAAGGTTgtgaaatctaaaaataaaaacaattatcgctttttaatcaaattttcctttgatcttactgactgaaaatttcctttctcagcacagtagagtaATATGAAAATTTAAGGATAGAAACAAAGGGCGCACATGcttgttgtcaatgaaattaaaaacatcgtcataggtaaaatagtgatgaacagattatcattggtcatgtCAACTTAATTGCTATTCTCACtttgaaagtgagaaaagcagtcttgttgagatgatcaacgataatctataagtagcAATTACAAGCGAGTAATctgaaataactttaaaaaatttttGGTCTGAAAATAGTATTACCTTTGCCCGTCTATTGTGCAGATAGATATTCCCCAATCATCAGGGCTGTACCTGGCCAACTGTGGTATATAATTGGCTAcctgttaaaatattttacatttttcatgtttttcaattacaagtaaatatcttttaattcagaaattttttgGATGTTTTAATTAATACGTAAAATGCTACAGGGTTTtcatcgcaataattaaaacttgaattttgaaattttttatatgaatcaaacaggatttttttaatatcgcaaaaattaaaatcacattttagttCAATTCAATTCactattttattgaataaatatctaaACTTATgttttagtcttaaatgacaaaatcaagtctaaaatcgcaataatgaatgcacacaataatttctgaatatacatttagatatgaaaattgcaaaaatacAGTTATAAATGAGGATAATTAAATTTCTAAAATCAATTCTTACTAAAGTAATGGAACTgtcaagatttattttatttactttaaaattactACGAACAGTCAAAATGACATAATTACCTACTAAGTTAGCATGTTTAACACAGCcaaattctgtatgtgcctgtccaaagtcagaagttTGTAATTCAGCGGTTAACACTATGTATATCatgtatgtttttcatttattgttttgtacataaattaggccattagttttatgattgaattgctttacatttgttACTAATAattcaatactgtggattcatttattttcgtgggtatcaattttcgtggattgagaaaaacttgcatGATCGTGGATATTTCAATTCATAGTTTCAGCAAAGTCTGTATTCATGCCTTTAGAAAATatgtcattccttaaatatttgaatttgtggttcctctgtacccacgaaatccacaaaaattggtatccaacgaatattaatgaatccacagtacgggttttgttcattgttgaaggctgtacagtgacctacagttgttaacttTTACTTCATTAGGtctctggtggacagttgtcaCAGAAGCTGATTTAACATAAAATTCTTGATATCTCCTTctgacaaattttgaaatttctttCAAATCGTCTTCTGCGGCACCTCCTTCATATTTGTTATGTGGGACATCATGATATCATGAATCTAAATTTAGCAAGATTTTTAATATTGatcatgaatataaaataaaaatagaaacatagcgtaaatatacatagaaatattgaaacaaggcttcaaatacataaaataacctTTGAAACATGTAATTGTAATATCCAATGTAAACAGGAGAATGCTACACAAAAAGTCATATGAAATATTCTAGTATCTTAgatccgagaccacaattatttcttagtgtatttcttttagacaataaatgcaaataaaaaaattccaCCTGTGATTTCTCAATAAATtttttagtgtgttttttttttgggacaaattatatcaaaactataGAAAACTGCATCGACTCTCTTAAACTCAAAATATAgataattttatgtttagggggtcttgaaatgttttgacagcttccgacatgctaatttttaacaattttcagctggaccaaatcccTACTTTACTTTGCAATTCTGGACCCAATTTTCTGTACAGTGTAAGTTTACCCCCTACTTGtcatttgaggcataaaacattgAGAAATAAATTTAGAAATCAAGGGACAATAAATGTGGTCTCGGACTATATATATAGTGTGTAGTGCATTTTGATTTAAGATTTAAGATTCATGCTCATAAATATTTTTCACAGCATATACTAACTTATCAGTGTGACCTGTTTAATAGGATTTATAACTTGTATGATACCCATGCATAATagtttgattatctccccttaaattgACAAAATAAGTATCTATCTTATGAATAGTatcttaacaatttaaaaatatttatagaatgACGGTCCACacatatttaaatatgaaaagaaccctttatatttgtttttctttgaaatcaaTCACAATAACTAacaataatattatcaaaatatatttaatgagAATTAATTATAAATGTCAAGATATATAATGCAAAAAATAATAGTCTTGCCACATGTGACAAAAAGTAAAGTAGATATGTTTAGTATTTTTTAATACCATCCAGTTAAGACAGAAAACTTATATTTTATTTGGTACACATAAATATACAAGACATTTATTTAGCATTTCAAATTGTTGCTTTATTCAGTATATATGTAGTAGTCATTACGTCTTATTGTTGATTGAGTTTGACGAACAAATAATACTGctattgttacatatttttacTTCTATCCCTTAAGCTTACATATGTGTATGTTCATGAATGTCATTGAAGCTTTTTAttaatgtatgattttaatttacaGGCTTTGTAttgtatttgcatatatatttcaTGATATTTGACTTACTGATCTGTTATCAATTAATAAATATCTATATTTCAAGTTTCTCTTGGATTGTTTTCAGAACCCCAGTGAAGTATCTTATTCAATTATAGGAATACTGTGGactcattattattcgttggataccaattttctggGATTTTGTGGctacaggtgaaccatgaatttaaatgtccaACAATTGACAAATTTTTCTTAAGCTTGTATGTAgaatttggcaaaaccacgaaattagatatccacaaaacatgcaaattttgctcaatccacgaaaattggtactaacgaaaataaacatgataaatgaatccacagtaccaaAGTTTACCAGAACACAACACCCTTATCCAAACAAACATCAATGTCCACAACAAACAAGCAAAATTCACATCCTGTTAGTATGACCTTACCCTGCCACCACTTAAAGAACCTTACCCTGCCACCACTATTACTCTTAGCTTTCAAATTAAGAACCTTACCCTGCCAGCACTATTACTCTTAGCTTTCCAATAAAGAATCTAACCCTGCCAGCACTATTACTCTTAGCTTTCCAATAAAGAACCTTACCCTGCCAGCACTATTACTCTTAGCTTTCCAATAAAGAACCTTACCCTGCCAGCACTATTACTCTTAGCTTTCCAATAAAGATCATCTATTTGTTGTCTAAACATAGGGAAATCTGGTATGATAAAATTGTTGTGGAAGGCTTTGGCTATCAAGACTATATTATCTGCTATAcaactgaaataaacaaaaagaattGGAAACTAATGATACCCCCTTTTAGTATTCTTTAAACAGGAAGTTAAAGAGGAATCaaatcacaaaataaaacataatcgCATCAAGCTCAATAAGAAATTTGAGGAAGctcttatttgtatattttccctAAAAAAAGTGTGACAAAATTTTATGTCTGGCCTGTATGGGTCAGTATAATACATGTGACGTTGAGAttaagaacagcaataaaatccCTGTTgctttatttttgtgtgtttattgatgtgcatgtactgatttttttGTGTCAAAGAttgataccccatatccttgaggtttttttttatgacaagtaagtatttggtaaacaggaagttgatatGGGATGAATCTGATTCTGAATTTGTGTCACAGAGTACAGAATGCTGAAATGAAGCCTGAGAATAAATTTCAGGAAGTGATTATCAGAAGTTCATTAGCAAATGCAACGAAAATCTAGTCTTAATTGTTTTACAGTTTGTCATGTCAGGGCCTGTATTTGGTACAATTTTTGCTCAATGTGAAGgctatacagtgacctataatttctTAACATCTACCTCCTTTGGTAAAGTGATTATCAGAAGTTCATTAGCAAATGCAACGAAAATCTAGTCTTAATTGTTTTACAGTTTGTCATGTCAGGGCCTGTATTTGGTACAATTTTTGCTCAATGTGAAGgctatacagtgacctataatttctTAACGTCTACCTCCTTTGGTAACTTGTGGctatagttatctcattggcaatcataccaaatcttcttattttatataaatgggagacaactcaaaattacaaaacaaagcTCTACTTAAACCACCATTCCCTTAGAGTTTCATTCACAAAACAGTCATTACTTTAGTTCTGTTAAAACTGAaacaatgtaaataaataatgtatttgTATGGTTTTGTTTTTTCCCTTTATGCTTTTtgctttttatcatatttactgTTTTAAATTTTAGTGTCTGATGAAAAGTTTATTCCAAAAACAGTCTCTGCACACTGTCTCTGACCCATATTTGTGATGTAAAATGCATGACAATAACCAAAATATCCCAAGATAACATCTAAAAGTCTATATAACTTACtctttaaatgtgtttttgtcAACAAACAAACCATGTAGGTCTGCCTGTGCTTGTACATTGTTCAAATTATCCATACTCTCTTTCAACCTTGGGTCAGAATCACGTaaaccataatttgctattgccTGAAGAATGAAGAAAATAACAATTTTTCATACAATTGACctagtcccaagtcaggagcctgtaattaggtggttgtcgtttgttttttgtattatatCATAATTGATTTTGGGGTATATTGTTTTGTTAAGAAATGGTTGGTTTTCttgtttcaataaaattgagaatggaaatggggaatgtgccaaagagacaacaacccaaccatagaaaaaaacaacagcagaaggtcaccaacaggtcttcaatgaagggaaaaattcccgcacccggaggcgtccttcagctggcccctaaacaaatatatactagttcagtgataatgaatgccaaactaatttccaaattgtacacaagaaactaaaattaaaataacacaagactaacaaaggcaagaggctcctgacttgggacaggggcaaaaatgtggtggggttaaacatgtttgtgagatctcaaccctccccctatacctctagccaatgtagaaaagtaaacgcataacaatacgcacattaaaattcagttcaagagaagtctgagtctgatgtcagaagatataaccaaagaaaataaacaaaatgacaataatacataaataacaacagactaatagcagttaactgacatgccagctccagaattcaattaaactgactgaaagattatgatttcatcatatgaacatcaggcacaatccttcctgttaggggtttagtatcataccatcataacatatatgagaagaacataacccgtgtcatgccaacaactggtttttgaataaatgtgtttagttcccatgcaaagaccctataagtgaatcaatattaacgccaaaatatgcaatctttaatgacctgacaacagtatcgtaactatatcccttcttaataagtctattcaaaggattgattagtttttgaggtgaatactgacacctttctgctttataaagaatatttccataaaaaaatggatgtgaaataccttcATCTCatgtataagaagtctgcatgttgagctatatttacgaatgatgtccttatacggatgataaatttagtaaatgttttgactagtttgtgatatcgaaaaccctggtgtaataatttttcagtaatacataaatttctctcgttaaaatctaaaacattgtaacatacatgagcgaatcgtacaagttgagatatataaacactgtagaccactttcgagttcatctgtcaccggaaaaaactcgtcaattatgagcacctttatgacgtcatttaccagatagagggggttgcctgtatccctgcactattaacgttcatcaagcttcttagtgatcgtcattgtggagtataaactagaaataatttttgttttgtaggTACTTAAttacaattccctaatgacagcagtgttgattgtcaattattAGAATTTAATTTGCCAAATGATTCGTGCAATATAACATTATAGTTTCCTggccactcgctcaacattggaacggaagtgacgatgcacctaaacgcacgaatgatgttcactaaaaccagagtttttgacggaaatgcatcgaactcgaaagttgtctattgttttacattttgttatgcAAGGCTCTCTTATAGTTGACTATTtggtaagggttttgctcattgttgaagtacAGTGATCATGAGCTGCTTACAACTGCATCATTTGGacttggtggatagttgtctcatatacattttataccacTATACttgatcttcttatttttatatgatcaTGCTGAATAAAAAAACAATCGGATTAAAATAAAGATCATGTGTCTAAGTTTTGTTTTATACGAGGATCTGAAAACACTCAGCTCTACTTTCTGTTTTTAAAAACCTTTCCAGAATCCTCTGATTTTGTTGAATTAAAACACACCATCAAGaatttgaaagctgaaatttcattggctgaAATAATAAATACCAGAACAGAAATTAAAGTAAAATGGAGTCTTGTCACATCCTAATGAGCAATGTTTGAACTcttgatctgtattttaatcagatagaataaaaacaaggaattatttgaatctggaaaATTGATGAGAAATTTAGAATGAAAACTAAACCAACTAAATAGGGTTAGCTGTGAGTCCATGGCTAAGGCCCAGTAAAGGGGGTTAATTAATTCATACTGAAATGATAGTGAAAGTAAAATTGACCTTGGCCAGGCTCACATGACTAACcctatttagcatgtttagctgggttagttttcatcatacatttaaatttctaatcaattttcgagaattcaaaattattccagattcaacTGATTTCTagtttaaacatgataaaatggCATTTCTTACAGTTCTAAATTTCTGCACGCTCAACCTGTCTCCATTATCACTAAGGTAATTAAACAACCTATCTTCAAAATTCTGTATTGCCCAGGATTCTCTACAAAATATAAAGTTCTATTTATTTTGAGTTGGTTTATTTATCTACACACAATTAATGATGTACCTCATGTTGATGAAGTTGATAGTTCAAACAGACAAACTACGGGATGTGTTgcataaatatagattctaccactgcatcgagtgtaatacaatatttatccactcgagacagttaaatttttaaatttaaaatgcgaggcttgcccgagcgttttaaatatttaaaatttaactgtcgagagtggataaatatcgtattacacgagatttggtggtagaatctgtttctctaatgatttttttacattatgcaggcaaacttattccttcttttccaatgatctgcaaaaagatgtgttctttctatgtgacgtcatcgggcatggtcgccttttttcatgctgtcacaataggaaattcagaggaaagcaagaaaattcgacgtcataatcggattttaatcaatgaagtactgagatcaagcgaaccacacgttgatgaattttttttttatacaatgggtgcataaaggataaattgacgaagaattagagagaaatatatacatgtacatgtgtgtaAAAGTTACatggatatacatgtatatatatatatatattacaaaaaatgttcAGCATGTTCAATTTTTATTGTGAAATGTAAAAATGTGCAAACAACCCTGTATATCTGGCACCAATGTGCATACAATACACACACAGGGGGATTTAATTTAAATATCACTCTGGATTGTGATCAGTGATTTACTCTAAAATATTGTCATGACACATATTTATGTCTTTGTCAAATATAACATTTTGCACATAGAAAGATATTTTGGAGTGAAATTAGAACACTGTTCATAATGAAAAAACTTTACACCCCCAAAAAGAGATTTTAACTGACTTGCATGTGTGTGTTAAAGCAGTGTCTAaaagaagaataaaaatataaacaccaTGCACAAGTTGTGTTGaaattgtttagaaaaaaaagtgcacatgaaAAACAATCTTGCTAGAAATTACCGTTCTTTTTGTAGTTTTCTTGATGCAAGAACTCtgtaaaatatatctataatataTTATCACAATTACAGTTACCATGGTGAATCAATTAAATCTTAGTTgaataaatgtttcattttaagTAGATCGGGCATATATTAggtcaaataaaaatatgtgtggttccagtaaccctaccgtccctactttttcggctaAAAAATACTCTACCCTAAAtactttattgtcatttttcattaagcactgttaaagtcagaatgttgctcccatagactcaactgctcaatgtaaaaaaaaacataaaataaaaaaaaattccctaactttttttcagatgtaactggaaccacacatacttttttatttggccttacaaCGCATACATGTCCCAAATCAtaagtctctggcctttgttagttctgtatgttttataatttaagtttatttatatgttttagtgaCATTCATTTTGATTGAACTAGCTAGTACACATTTtatttaggggacagctgaaacCCGCCTCtaggtgcaggattttcttgctatgtaatgacccattggtggcctaccgctgttttctgctctttggtcgggttgttgtctctttgatacattttccattttcattctcaatttcatgaCCTGATCAAGCTACATGTATGTCTCTAAGTACTGGAAACAataatgttttgttataaaaatgaaaGTTTGAAGGGGGAATCCTgaatgaaatatacatgtattaaagtgTACCAAATtctggaccctgatttggaccaacttgaaacctgagcccataatcaaaaatctaagtacatgtttatattcagcatattaaagaaccccaagaattcaatttttgttaaaatcaaactaagtttaattttggacactttggACCTTAATCAATTCATGTTAATGTACATTGTCAGattgtagaccaatttgaaaatgggatcaaaatttaagaatctaaatacactgttagaatcagcatatcaaagaaccccaacatcaata
This window contains:
- the LOC139498483 gene encoding uncharacterized protein: MASNKPIPCGPCQEGKVKTEADNWCNNCEEGLCSTCSSHHKRSRGTRIHKTIDIKSYKQSIPAIKTECDKHGQQLNLYCPNHLIPCCDKCISTSHSKCSGIKSLASVVEITKIEESTQSIERQIDSIKHFLEKLIEDKSINIKRGEQENKNIQKLIINIRKKINNHFINLEKKFCNEADAILNQEKSKATDFMTEIKGKQRKLQEMKDHLHTVISNDSKIQSFLGVHQIEQQVQRYVEDLESDDRAKEFDVKMKQNVEIEIILRKLESLENLAEIMVVKTDMDWNKDTSVRRKAQVESQEQSNINNMTMNIETNIVINNKMLISDMICLMDGRFIVVERESEVNLLTSYGNLEKQVPISGKAISGTQINQNTIAITYPYEKAIKIFNMDSKTVTKVITLDKACYGLSFSNNSLVAGLSSAEIRIIDLEGNTLKSIQVQSESELCNLVYCNDRVIYSDYNGNAIYCVDGSGKQLWQYKQDLKGPEGLCTDTYGNIIVADSFSVSIKVISKDGQNSKVLISGKNGLKNPQCICFKHNESSGYICDRYGKYLVKFNLSSG